A region from the Medicago truncatula cultivar Jemalong A17 chromosome 6, MtrunA17r5.0-ANR, whole genome shotgun sequence genome encodes:
- the LOC11446691 gene encoding ATP-dependent zinc metalloprotease FTSH 3, mitochondrial — translation MGNHKKKKTTQKKKGQSLAQRMKMVFVGSFQEAFKKKKNGKKGQERKRNQFEFGIRLLSLIVSYLYFHLFKRKKEVSFEEFRNKLLEPGLVDHIVVSNKQFAKIYVRRNNGASKARYEYFFNIGSVDSFERKLEKAQEGLGIQHHDFVRVTYSSETDWLFSLFILLSGILMIFGAVSNNGIGKQHVTKVDKDAENKVYFKDVAGCDEAKQEVMEFVHFLKNPKKYEELGAKIPKGALLVGPPGTGKTLLAKATAGESDVPFLSISGSDFLEVYVGVGASRVRQLFKEARKRAPSIVFIDEIDAIGRARSSRGGGAANDERESTLNQLLVEMDGFGPTAGVVVLAGTNRPDVLDKALLRPGRFDRQITIDKPDIKGRDQIFQIYLKRIKLDQEPSYYSHKLASLTPGFAGADIANVCNEAALIAARTEEAHVTEDHFEAAIDRIIGGLEKKNKVISKKDRRTVAYHEAGHVVAGWFLEHTEPLLKVTIVPRGTAALGFAQFVPNDDHLMTKEQLFDRTCMTLGGRAAEQVLIGRISTGAQNDLEKVTKMTYAQVTVYGFSEKVGLLSFPSIEDSFETSKPYSSETSAIIDNEVRDWVKKAYKHTIELIEEYKGKVAEVAELLLEKEVLHQDELLKVLGVRLPFKSAEHDNYDQIKLGIQDEAKDVEIIVDGAEAGDVFRSRT, via the coding sequence ATGGGAaatcataagaagaaaaaaacgacTCAAAAGAAGAAGGGTCAAAGTCTAGCACAGAGGATGAAGATGGTGTTTGTAGGAAGTTTTCAAGAAGcattcaagaaaaaaaagaatggaAAGAAGGGTCAAGAACGAAAGCGGAATCAATTTGAATTCGGCATTCGATTGTTGTCACTGATAGTTTCATAcctttattttcatcttttcaaGAGGAAGAAGGAGGTTAGCTTTGAGGAGTTTAGGAATAAGCTTTTGGAACCAGGATTAGTTGACCATATTGTTGTCTCCAACAAACAATTTGCCAAAATATATGTCAGGAGGAACAACGGTGCTTCAAAAGCaagatatgaatattttttcaatattggAAGTGTTGATTCTTTTGAGAGGAAGTTAGAGAAAGCACAAGAAGGACTAGGCATTCAACATCATGATTTTGTACGTGTTACGTATTCTTCCGAAACTGACTGGTTGTTCTCATTGTTTATCTTATTATCTGGAATCCTGATGATTTTTGGAGCTGTCAGTAATAATGGAATTGGAAAACAACATGTTACTAAAGTCGACAAAGATGCCGAAAACAAGGTCTATTTTAAAGATGTTGCTGGCTGTGATGAGGCAAAGCAAGAAGTTATGGAGTTTGTGCACTTCCTTAAGAATCCGAAGAAATACGAAGAACTTGGTGCGAAAATTCCAAAAGGTGCTCTTCTTGTGGGTCCTCCAGGTACAGGAAAAACCCTTTTAGCAAAAGCAACTGCTGGGGAGTCCGATGTGCCGTTTCTTTCTATATCTGGTTCTGATTTCTTGGAAGTATATGTCGGTGTTGGAGCATCTAGGGTTAGACAGTTGTTTAAGGAAGCAAGGAAGCGTGCTCCTAGTATAGTATTTATCGATGAAATTGATGCAATTGGTCGGGCAAGGAGTAGTAGAGGCGGAGGTGCTGCAAATGATGAGCGTGAAAGTACTTTAAATCAATTGTTGGTGGAGATGGATGGTTTTGGACCTACTGCTGGAGTTGTCGTGCTCGCAGGTACAAATAGACCTGATGTATTAGACAAAGCCTTACTTAGACCGGGGCGTTTTGACCGCCAAATAACAATTGATAAACCCGACATTAAGGGTCGTGACCAGATATTTCAGATTTACTTGAAAAGGATCAAACTTGACCAGGAGCCTTCATATTATTCACATAAGCTTGCATCCCTTACTCCAGGATTTGCTGGAGCGGACATTGCTAACGTTTGCAATGAAGCTGCTCTGATAGCTGCAAGAACTGAAGAAGCACATGTCACAGAGGATCATTTTGAGGCAGCTATTGATAGGATCATTGGTGGTTTGGAGAAGAAGAACAAGGTAATAAGCAAGAAGGATAGACGTACCGTTGCTTACCATGAAGCGGGCCATGTTGTTGCGGGTTGGTTCTTGGAACATACTGAGCCATTGTTGAAAGTAACTATTGTTCCTCGTGGAACAGCGGCTCTTGGGTTTGCCCAGTTTGTTCCAAATGACGACCATCTCATGACAAAGGAGCAGCTTTTCGATAGGACTTGTATGACCCTTGGTGGTCGGGCTGCCGAGCAGGTTCTAATTGGGAGAATCTCTACAGGAGCACAAAATGACTTGGAGAAAGTCACCAAGATGACATATGCTCAAGTAACCGTATATGGTTTCAGCGAAAAAGTTGGCCTTCTCTCTTTCCCTTCAATTGAGGACTCTTTTGAGACGTCCAAACCATACAGCAGCGAAACTAGTGCGATCATTGATAACGAAGTGCGAGATTGGGTGAAGAAAGCATACAAACATACCATAGAGCTTATAGAGGAATACAAGGGGAAAGTAGCTGAAGTTGCAGAGTTGCTGCTCGAAAAAGAAGTACTTCACCAAGATGAATTGCTTAAAGTCTTGGGTGTGCGACTACCCTTCAAGAGTGCTGAACATGATAATTATGATCAGATTAAGCTAGGGATTCAAGATGAGGCGAAAGATGTAGAAATAATTGTCGATGGAGCCGAGGCGGGTGATGTTTTTCGCTCTAGAACCTGA
- the LOC11442995 gene encoding kunitz-type trypsin inhibitor-like 2 protein — protein MKHVLSLTLSFLLFVFTTNLSLAFSNDAVEQVLDINGNPIFPGGKYYILPAIRGPLGGGLRLGKSSNSDCEVTVVQDYNEVINGVPVKFSIPEISPGIIFTGTPIDIEFTKKPNCVESSKWLIFVDSVIQKACVGIGGPENYPGFRTLSGTFNIEKHESGFGYRLGYCVKDSPTCLDIGRAHEEVEDEGGSRLHLTHQVAFAVVFVDAASYEAGIIKSVA, from the coding sequence ATGAAACATGTTTTATCACTCACCCTTTCCTTCCTCCTGTTTGTTTTCACTACCAATCTTTCACTAGCTTTCTCAAATGATGCTGTTGAACAAGTATTAGACATAAATGGTAACCCCATTTTTCCAGGTGGCAAATACTACATTTTACCAGCAATTCGAGGACCCCTTGGTGGAGGACTAAGACTGGGAAAATCAAGTAATTCAGATTGTGAAGTTACTGTTGTACAAGATTACAATGAAGTTATCAATGGTGTACCAGTGAAATTCAGTATACCAGAAATAAGCCCTGGTATAATCTTCACTGGTACACCAATTGATATCGAGTTCACAAAGAAGCCTAATTGCGTTGAATCATCAAAATGGTTGATATTTGTTGATAGTGTTATTCAAAAAGCTTGTGTTGGTATTGGTGGTCCTGAAAATTATCCTGGTTTTAGAACATTGAGTGGCACATTTAATATTGAGAAGCATGAATCTGGATTTGGTTATAGGCTTGGATATTGTGTGAAAGATTCTCCTACTTGTTTGGATATTGGGAGGGCTCATGAAGAAGTTGAAGATGAAGGTGGATCACGTTTACATTTGACTCATCAAGTGGCTTTTGCAGTTGTGTTTGTTGATGCTGCTTCTTATGAAGCTGGAATTATTAAGTCTGTTGCTTGA
- the LOC11438168 gene encoding kunitz-type trypsin inhibitor-like 1 protein yields MKPTFLTTLSLLLFALATYFPLAFTEQVRDSNGNPIFFSSRFYVKPSIFGAAGGGVKLGETGNSSCPLTVLQDYSEVVNGLPVKFSTDAEIFIDLISTDTSRVDIVFPEKPECAESSKWLLIEDDFPRPWVGIGGIEDYIGKHIIDGKFKIVKHGFGYKLVFCPTFTAPPGLCHDIGRYDDKNGRRLILTEDDPYEVVFEHVAIGTERSVV; encoded by the coding sequence ATGAAGCCTACATTCCTTACCACCCTTTCTCTACTACTCTTTGCCTTAGCCACCTACTTTCCATTAGCTTTTACTGAACAAGTGCGTGACTCAAATGGAAACCCTATTTTCTTTTCTAGTAGATTCTATGTTAAGCCATCTATATTTGGAGCTGCTGGTGGTGGAGTAAAGCTTGGTGAAACAGGAAACTCATCATGTCCACTTACTGTACTTCAAGATTATTCTGAGGTCGTCAACGGTCTCCCGGTAAAATTTAGCACTGACGCtgaaatttttattgatttgatatCTACAGACACGTCAAGAGTGGATATTGTATTTCCAGAAAAGCCAGAGTGTGCCGAATCCTCGAAGTGGTTGCTGATTGAAGATGATTTCCCTAGACCATGGGTTGGTATTGGTGGTATTGAAGACTATATAGGTAAGCATATCATAGATGGTAAGTTTAAAATCGTGAAACATGGTTTTGGATACAAACTTGTGTTTTGTCCTACATTCACTGCTCCACCAGGTCTTTGTCATGATATTGGGAGGTATGATGATAAGAATGGACGGCGTCTCATTCTTACAGAAGATGATCCATATGAGGTTGTCTTTGAGCATGTTGCCATTGGAACTGAGAGATCTGTTGTTTGA